The Moorena producens PAL-8-15-08-1 genomic interval GTCGTAAGTAACCTGAACATCCCCAAGGGCTTTTGTTGCGATCGCATTGAGTATATTAGCAGTTCCGGTAACAATTGATATGGTTTCCGCAGAGAAGAAAAAGTCTACGGGTTCAGTGCCACCGAATGCATTAAACACGGAACCATTTGTGAACGTCTTCTCACCGGATACATTACCGGTTAGTCCGATGAATGAAACGGCAGACTCACCCTGAAAATCTAATGTGCCATCATAGGCAGCGACAACGGCTGAATCTCGTACTCTTGCTGTCTGTGTGAACAGGGTTGTATTATTTGCTCCGACCAATGTGAATAAGCCTTCCAGATTCCAAGTCAGAGTTGCTGGCTTTGCGTCTAGGCTTTCGCTTCGTGCGTCCCCTGACATTAGCCCGTTAAATTCTATGGTCACGGCATCAAGGGTACCGAGACTGGTGTCGAACGGGTTGATAACAGGTGTCAGAGGCTCGTCAGTGATATTTGTCGGCATCAGTGGCACTGATGCGGATTGAACGATCGTGGCACTTTTAGCTGCAGTAGTAGTTGCCACAATACTGGTTAAGGCAGAAACAGTAGCTACGCAAATCAGATATTTGGTTTTCATTGATGTGAAATTCAATCTTCATTTATAAATGAATCATTTTTTTTGGTGAATGGCAATTTTATTTTTGGGTATTTATGGCATTTTTATTAAAAAATAATCCGAAAATTTTCGGAGTGCTTTTTTTATGAGTTTTGGTAATTTTTCGCGCTTTTAAATCGACTATTTTTTTTTGATTATAGAAAAAATACCAAACCATATTTATGGGTATAATAAACCTCTGATAGCTTGCAGATTAACTATCTAAATTAGAGGCTTAAAAGCTGAGATAAATCCTGTTAATTACTTCCCAAATAGTCCCTGTATTTTTGTTAATCGGTAAACTTAAAGTTTAAAATTGTCAGGAATCAATTAACCATTAACCATTAATCATTAATCATTAAAGAATTTGGAAACTGAGCTTTCAATGCTGGCAATACTGGACAGGGTTTCTTCTGCTGCAAGTTATCTCCTTTACCACTAAAGGTATTCCACCGAAATGGTCCCAAATCGGCGGCGGCCATCCACAGCAACCGTTTAGCTCGGGTCATGGCTACGTACAGTAAGCGGAATTCTTCAGCAGTCTTAAGCTGTGCGGCTTGTTCCCAAGCTTCAGGTGCCATGGGTAAGGGTTTGCCGTGAAGGTGGGCACGAATTTGAGCTCTGGCTACTTCT includes:
- a CDS encoding choice-of-anchor E domain-containing protein; its protein translation is MKTKYLICVATVSALTSIVATTTAAKSATIVQSASVPLMPTNITDEPLTPVINPFDTSLGTLDAVTIEFNGLMSGDARSESLDAKPATLTWNLEGLFTLVGANNTTLFTQTARVRDSAVVAAYDGTLDFQGESAVSFIGLTGNVSGEKTFTNGSVFNAFGGTEPVDFFFSAETISIVTGTANILNAIATKALGDVQVTYDYTPSEPESVPEPATPLGLGLVAGLKLLWQRKAEDC